The segment CAAAACCCCCATGGCACAGCCCTCAGTGAGCACACAGAACAAGCACATATCCTCAAGGTTATCCTGGGAAGTTTTCAGGGCTCACACAGTTGCAGTTAAGTTACACAATTCCTTTGGTAATTCACACTGCACAGAACTGACAACAAGCACTTTTGGCTGTGGTGTGCTTTGGCAACCCCTGAACTTGGAGGGGAATTACGAGCAATTAACTGCACAGTTAAATCCTCTTTAGGAATTTAAGCAAAGTCCTCCTGAATTTCTCAGTTGGTGTGGAACAAGCAATCTCTGCACAcactgctctgggctctgaGCATCAGCCAAGTCACTGCGAGTGCAGATCAGCTGGAGCTTGTGAGGAGCCAAACCCACACGTTTGGCCAGAGCTTAGCTGGCCACAGCACTCGGCCACTTGGCTTCTGTACCCACAGACTGCATGGAATAACTGATGCAAAAACCTGCAGGGAGGAAGCTAAAACATCTGgatttactttattttccaattatttcttctgttggTGCAAGTATACCTGGCATTAACTCCTTGGTGTTTGGAGGTCATGACTGCCAATGGATGAACCAGGAACCACTGGCTTGAAGGAAGAACCCCCCTGATTAAAAATAGGCAAGCAGGTCAAGAAGTGAGTGAATAAGGCGGTAGGTATTAACTGGGAGTCTCCAGggcctttaaaaaaattcaaatgccTTCCATTATAAAAAACACATACATACCATTGGCTTCACTTTATCTACAGTAAAttcacaaaaacatttaaaacagcaATCTAGTTCACCCACTACAAAACTCAGAAGTGACATCTCAAGTTAAAAGCAAAGCTATAAATGTAGTTccataaaaaatgcaaacatatttCTTTACATACAGACAAATGTTACATGATTGGCTGCTATAACATGTATATTCTGTTATGTACAAAAAAAAGTACAGGATTAGCAGACTGAGCACAAGCAAAAACCCTTCAAGGACAATCTaaccaaaccaccaaaaacaaaaagactGGCTCTTAGTTTGTCGGTCACCATGATTATGTGTGCTGGCCccttttaaaaagtcagtgatttcttcccccctcccctaTTTcttcacttgatttttttttctagtttacAGAAAGCCTTTTTGTGTAATAATCAGTGAATAGAAAAACTTCACCTGCAAATACAAGGTAGAAATGTTATTTCACAGCTATAGGCTGCAGCATTGATCTCTCCAGATCTCAAATGGAGAATGTACATGTTTGGCTCCCAGTTAATTCCAGATTCTTAGAAAACTGTCCCAAGACCCTGTAGCTACAGCCATGCCGTCATCAGTAACACCTAAACAGCTGACACGGTTGTCATGGCCAGCCAGGACACCTGGAAAAGAAGAAGCAATGGAAGTTTAGTGTCTGTAAGATGTCAAGGACTTCAATTGTTACTCTGCTTTCCCAAGTAAATCTTAAGTGTACCAAAAAAGATGCAACGCAAGATCTTAATTCTCCTTTTTGTCTTTACTCTGAGGAACCACATAGACCGTAACAGCCTTATCAAAAAACTCAACAATAAGGTATGTAAAAATATCTACACACAATATTGcctccatttttctctctgcccttaTGGCTCCTTTCTGTCCTACAGATGTCTTCCCTCCTAGACAGGCTCTCTACCggtttttccctgttttctacAGTGCTGTCCACAACTTCTGTCATCCATCACTGCCAAAATCCAGTGTGATGTCTCCTGACAAAGTCCTGGATGCATTAACTACCTTGAGTTTCCCAAGGTTTGCAAACCCTAGGGATTACAAATCCCCCATATATTGtgacaaacagaaaagcagcatagcctgcttctttcctgctttggttctgttttctctctaaGCCTTCTTGCCCTTTTCTGCTCTCCCAAGGCTCCCCATCCAGGTGTAGCAAAACTaaggaaaaggatttcttttcagTCTGAACAGCAGAACTGATGTTCAGAACTGAACCAGGCCCAAGCATTTAGATTACTGTAAGAAGTGAGAAAGAAATAGCTGTGCTGTAAAATATGCTGTGTCTTGACAAAAGTGACTGATTCAAGGACCAGAAGTTTCcactttccctttctcccaACAGCAGGGAATGCAAAGCCAAAAGACTCCTGTAGCTACATCTGAATTACTGCCACTCATGGGTGCAAAATACAATGCAAACGTGTAATTTTGCACTACTTAATTCCATACACTTCagtgaaatacattttctgtagATGAAATTTTGCAGGGCATTCCTCTGCCTCTAGAGCTGGGATCTCCCAGCACACAGATCTGTAAAGCCCAAGAACAGACCTGTTCTCCTGACTCATTTACTGCTCACACCACGGAGATGGAACTAAAATGCAGCGTGACTTCTGGAAGACGCAACCAAATGCAATAAAAGGATGCCATTTCAAGAGAAAACAGCATTGAAAGGAATCAAGCAGATCGACACCATCAGCACCAGCACTGGCAGCGCCCTGGCTCTGCATTCTGCACGGATTTTGGCTGCACAGGGCTGCCGAGGCTCGGAACAGCAGTCGGCAGCCGTGTCCTCACCTGCCCTCTCCCCTTTGAGGGTGTCCCACACGTTGCAGTTGAAGTCGTCGTAGCCCGCGAGCAGGAGGCGCCCGCTCTTGGAGAAGGCGACGGAGGTGATGCCGCAGATGATGTTGTCGTGGGAATACATCATCAGCTCCTGGTCGGCGCGCAGGTCGAACAGCCGGCACGTGGCATCGTCTGAGCCGGTGGCGAACGCGTGTCCGTTCGGGAAAAACTGCAGGGTGCGAGTGAGACACAGGAGTGACACCAAAAATATACACTGCTCATGCGTCAGCTGGACAGCACGGGATCGTTTTACTAGGCAAAGGCAGAatggtttattttaaagaattatctGCATGTTGAAAAATGCATGTACGCAGCTATGCAAGGGAACACCTCTGGAACAGtactggggacacctgagggactGGAATTACAGCCAGGCTGTTCCTGTGTGTGCTCCAACAGGAATCACAGGGGATGCCACTGACTCCTACAAAATGAAgcaaaccccagctctgcacatccTGGCTGAAGTGGAACACAGTGTTCCATCCTGAGCTGGTCAGCCAGGCTGGCTCAGCCAAGACAGAAGACTGCAAACGAGCAATTCAATTTCCTAAAAAAATCTACTCCAAATCCAAGTTATCCTCTTAACAGTGATATTGATTGAAATGGGAATGGAGAGAGCCCAGCACATCTCAGGGTCCAGGTCTAAGTATAGGAACTGCATTTTTATACTGGTCATGTGTTTGCTATTTTCTCAGCCTTAacaatttttcatgtttatcaAAAACAGATGCAGCTTCGATTTagatttctttctctatttACCAGAGCCTGGATCTTGCAATCAGAACACAGTGTTACTGTGACAGAGGGGAAATATAATCCAGTTTCTAAATATTACCAAATGATTCCAGGGAATATTCAACTTCAGTAGTGATTTTAACTGCCTTCCAGAATATTTTGCTAAAAGCTCTTTTTGTTCAACAAAAAAACTTTAAGATGAGGATGCCGGGCTGTGTTGCACACTCTCTGTTATATTGCATTTTTCtacaattttcagtttttaacaCGTTGCCACGTTTCAAAAAGTTTCCCTAGTCCATTCTTTACTTCTTAAAAAGAGTGATGTCTCAGTTACTGAATAAAAACACAGGTGAAACTATTCCAGGAACAGCGCAGTGCATCACAGAAAATGACAATAATAATTCAGTTACAAAGTAGATTGTAAGTTATTACACAACCTTCTCCATTACATACAATTTAACATTCTCTACCCTAACTAATTGATTTTAAATCAAGGCAGCTCAGTAGACTCTAAGCTGAATTCATGCAAATGTAGCCTTTATCCTCCCCCTTTCTTCCCACGTGGAAACAGGAGATCACTTACACAAACTGCATTAATGTCTGACACGTGCCCTGTGAACGACTGCCTGCACATCCCATCGCGGATATCCCAAAGCTTCGAGGAGGCATCGCAGGCACCCGAGACAAAAGTCCTCATGTCTGGACTCAGAGAGAGGCTCATCACATCTCCAGTGTGCCCAGTGAACGTGGTGGTCTGCTGGCCAGTTTCAATATCCCACAAAGCACTGCAGATGAAGTTAACACAACGTCTGTCATTATTTCAGAgttcaaattttaaatacaaattaaggcactgcagagaaaaaaaaaacaggaagaaagagggggtgggggaaggcCAACAGAGATCAAAAACTCACCAAGTGGTATCTCCTGAGCTGGTGACAATTTGGTTGTCATCTAGGAAGCGACAACAGGACAAGTAtcctaaaaacaaaacagttgtGTAAGGTTTGACCCAGGAGTAATGACTGAAGGTTAAAATGCAAGAACAGCATCCAAATTCTCCCTCATAACCAGAGCACAAGCACTGCCCAGCCCAAAGCAGGGCTGTTCCCCTCGGTGCAGTAACCCAGCAggtgaagcagcagcacagctgacctgtgtgccctggcagctcccggCTCACTCGCACGTTGCCCTCCCTGGTTTTCAGGTTGTAGATGGAGCAGATGTTGTCCAAGCCTCCACAGGCCACGTAGTTGCCAGAGGGAGCGTAGGCACAGGTCATCACCCAGGAGGACCTCAGGGGGATGGCATGCATCTGCAGAGACACAGCTCCTGGGTCAGAGCACACAAGCACCAGGGCCACGGGGCACCCCCAGCGCCAGTATTTGGGTTTACAACCCATAACACCCAACTGATTGCATTTTACACACCCACACCTCCTGGGTGGCAGATACCAGCAGTATCTGCAGGGCAGATTTACAGACCTTCAGTACGTTATTTCACAGCAAAGCTATTGTAAACTTAAACATTTACAATCTTCGTTTGTTCTAGTAAAGATTTCTCTGTCCAACTTTTTTACATCTTTACACTACAGGTTGTTAGACAGGATGGCTGTCCCCATGGAGACTGCCTGGTTTACAGAGGAACAGCTCCACTCCACACTACCGAAGCTTTCCCCTaacagctgtttttcttccttctccttcctctgccctcAAACCCAAAGCTCTCTTGTAAATTCTGAGGTTGTGTATTTCTATAATTCAAAAC is part of the Vidua chalybeata isolate OUT-0048 chromosome 10, bVidCha1 merged haplotype, whole genome shotgun sequence genome and harbors:
- the GNB4 gene encoding guanine nucleotide-binding protein subunit beta-4 codes for the protein MSELEQLRQEAEQLRNQIRDARKACSDTTLAQITTSLDSVGRIQMRTRRTLRGHLAKIYAMHWGSDSRLLVSASQDGKLIIWDSYTTNKMHAIPLRSSWVMTCAYAPSGNYVACGGLDNICSIYNLKTREGNVRVSRELPGHTGYLSCCRFLDDNQIVTSSGDTTCALWDIETGQQTTTFTGHTGDVMSLSLSPDMRTFVSGACDASSKLWDIRDGMCRQSFTGHVSDINAVCFFPNGHAFATGSDDATCRLFDLRADQELMMYSHDNIICGITSVAFSKSGRLLLAGYDDFNCNVWDTLKGERAGVLAGHDNRVSCLGVTDDGMAVATGSWDSFLRIWN